The segment AAATCAAGGAAATTCTACAGATACACCGAAACAAGGAGATTCAGATGCCCCAAAACAAGGGACAGATATTCCAAAACAAGCAACAGATATACCAAGTTCTATCCAACCTATAAGTACAGATCAAGGAAATGAAATACCAACAACAACTAATGATTCAAATCTTCCAAAGGCAACAGAACCTCCTTCTGAAACTAATATAGCCTCAATTGCTACTCCGAAAGTTGATACGAATATAGTTCCAACTGCTACTCCAAATGTTGGCAAACCTAAAATACCTGATGAGGGTGGAGAAAAAGAAGGTTCCGAAGTTGCTGGTTTTCCTAAAGCAACACCAACAAATGATGTGTTTAACCCTCCTACTTCGATAGTAATACCTCCAGTACCAACACTTACTTCAACAACTGACTCATCATCTTCGCCTAATATACCTCAAGAAATTGCTGTTGTTGATAACCCAGATAAAGAAGAAGAATTGTTAAAAAGTTCAGGTAAATATCagaaattattagtaataagtTTCTTGgcgcaaaatttttttttataaagtcatatatatattttttaattaaaagtttattttaatatgtaaattttattttaatttctttattaaacttttttttcttttagacaAAGAAACAGAGAtcacattaaaattaaataaaattaattgggAAAGTGTAGTGAAGGATTCTACATTTGCAACACAAATTGCACGATTCTTGCCCAGAGATCTTGCTAAAAGTATTGGAATACCAGAAAGTGAAATAAGAACAATTAAATTAGAACGTTCTCCTGATAATAATGTGTACATAAAATTAGCTATTCCGAAGAAAAGTGAAAATGATGTAGCTAAAACTATCGAAAATCCTGGAAGTAAATTCTATACTGAAGGAACAGAATTGAATCAATTTGTGGAtaaatcatcttttaatttttcaggtaataaaaattttattgaaatattaaatttttgatgtCTTTTTAAcaaagattaaaatttttatttttatttttattttatttaccaaatttagaAGGATCAACCGAGTCAGTCCCTTCAAGCATAAGTAAACCACCCTCAAATAGAGGGTCAGTAATCGGAATTATAGTTGGTTGTACTACAATTTTATATGCAGGTTTAACAGCATTATACATACGATctcaaagaaagaaaagacaACTCCAGTTACAAGAACAGCAAGAAGCTTACTTTTCTAGCTCTAAAATCTATACACCTGTTGTGTAATAAATTGGAAGCATACAATAATACTAAACTATTATTATCTATCGTAATTATTTGTCTAAATTAGtgtaatttatattgtttgtTGTATATTATGTACCCGCTTGTACGAGCTTTCGCTCTAATGTTGTAACATATTACCTTGACTGCAAGTCTTGCACTATGCAGGATCAACAGTTTATTACCCAGGAACGGAAGGATATTAAATTTGgtgaaataaacaaaaataatttgcatacatttttttttgcagattattaataatgaaaaaaaattgtcggAGTTATGGTTGATAAAccgataaatataaaagagtCGTCTGGaattgaatttcttttttttttctcttcattaatttcacgataatttctttttttttcctcataAATTTcacgataaaaaatttaatttttttttttaaaaaaaaacaataataatgtcTTACGCACCAACTCAACAAATGCAAATGTCTCAACCTCCTGCTACTTCAACAGGAGAATGGAAACACGGTTTATTTTCATGCTTTGACGATTGTGGTTTATGTatgtaaaaagtaaataaatctttccaaactataacaatatataattaaagtaatttttttttatcaggtCTTCAAACAACATGCTGTCCATGCATAACTTTTGtaagtaataaatttcatatgcaaataatacataaattataaGTTCATATATGTAAACTGGacatcttttatttataggGGCAAAACGCATCGAAGCTAGGAGGGAGCTGTTGTATGTGTTGTTGTGTATATACCTTTTCTTCTTGTGTTGCATGGATACTTGGAACTTCGAAACGTGGAGAAATTCGAGCTAGATATGGCATTAGAGTAAGtaaccataaaattttttgattattagaacgacttttttataaaaaagaaaaaattttaattttgatattttattttattagggAGGTACATGTGGAGATTGTTGTACACATTTATGCTGTACTTGCTGCGCCTTAATTCAAGAAGCACAACAACTCAAAGAATaaaccactttttttttattttcttataaaattataagactttcttaaagaaattttagatCTTTATAATTCTtagatctttatttatattatttatattctttataatgacttcaagaaattttaaatctttaaaatgtccctttattataaacttaattTAGAGTTTcgttttaatatttcattataaatttattcaggTATCGTTTAATCGATTTCATTATAAACCTATTaagtttttcattattaagaTTCGAAGATTagaagataatatttttctttttttccgattatatcaataaacatataaataaatatatatatatatcactaatttgttatagtaaacaaaaaaCCTGTCAAGTTAATCAATTCGTGAGAAATAGTCAAAATGGAAATAAttggaatttaaaaaaatttggctcaggggtaaataataaatctcatCATGTGTTACGGTGTTACGGGTAAATTTAATAACCTTTTTTGGTTTCGCGTAATATCATTGATCCGTCCTCCGTCCTTAAAATGTAAATTCATTTATGAATGAAAATACGAGTTTATACTTTAAAagtaaacaaacaaaaatttaaaattttctaaaatcattaaatactTTCCTTTCAAAGATGACATTATAGAAATCGGATAGGAAAGTATAAAACAATgaactaattatttaaatctacCTGCACGCCAATTTTCTATGATAGAAATTTCTTAGacgtaagtatttttttaacctttttgaaataaataaatggaaataaatGAGCCACATCATTATTTGTGGCTGATAATAACATAAATACCCCCTCTAACCCTATTGATGTTTTACATATGTTCTTGCATGACAAATCAAGTATCATTACACAAATTCTGTATTCTGTGGTGAAacagaaaaaaagaatgaatgaaattatgtATGTGTAATTCAAATTTGTTAATGATTTAACTAATATAGAAATCCATTtgtattttaagtataatatattaaatccaaaaaattactataaaataaaaaacaggGTGAATGAATTTgacaataagaaaaaaaaaggttcattcaaattataaaaaaaaaaacaaaagtaaaataaataataagattattaatcaCGAAAAAGATCCATaacaaatttgtaaaaaagttaACTATATAAGCAtgttacaattattaaaatggttTCTTGTATGAGGCAgatgtatattttattggcGGTTAATACTTAtcaagtttataaaattatgacaaataaaaattttattatacatgaTGATACGTTATCTGAACGTTCTTTTTTATACGTATCAATGAACACAACACCTTATTTTTTGCTTATCgattgaatatataaaagaagtattttttttttatattttcttttttttattttttatttttttaaaaaaaaacaaatatttcgaattgtgtaaattttcttcttaataataattactttttctttatttctttaaaatgcCAATGACGACTAATTTTGAGTCAGAATTTTCAACACAACCAATACAACAATCTACCAGGAGAAAACCTCTTGCAAAAAATAGGCTCTCCGATATTCGTCGTAGATTTTCATCATTCTCTCCTCgaaattcaattatatttttgaaacctgatatacaaaaagaagaaacaaatttctttttatttgtcaAAGACAATAATAATTCGTCTCAAACGAAGCATAAAAGATCAATTTCAGAGTCATATAAATTTGACTTTGAAGATTTTGATGACTTTGATGACTTTGATGACTTTGAGGACTTTAATTTCGAACAATATACTCCCATTTTTACgagaaataaaaatcaaatgaacAAAAATTATGAAGAACCAACAAATGAAGTTATCTTGGATGAACCTTCttcatctttaattaaatctgtAATAAGAAGGTTTACTAAACTTAAGAAGAAACACGATGAGGATAAAGAATATCAAGATGGAAAAACTAATccttttgaataattaatttaatgaatatatttggTAAGATATTGGAATTATAGCTTAGtataatttgcaaaatttatttatatgttatatatttatgttattacttaattaagttgtacatttttaatttttcggGTTATATCGTAAAAAGATAATACTAAACCTTATATTCTCacgtttcaaaaaaaaaaaaaaaaattttatttctatatttgtttttatatctttaaaaaaaaaaagatttggatttgtaaatatcttatatatacatattgtAGGGTTATATGTGACTTGGCAAATTGTCAAATTGGCAAATTGGCTGTTATCATCGCACATCATACTCcgataaatacattattaaactttatattttgaGGGTTCTTCATATGATCAACcaaattaaaagataaacGCCAAGACTTTTTTTGTACTCAAACTTTATCGGAATTTTAGTATATAACATATcacttaatatatttgtaaatgtttttttttttaaattttgttcttcaaataaaaatgaacCAATACTTTTCTAATTTTCCATTCCTTTAAGGGGTTTAGGAATTTTAATAACAGAAAATCATtaccaaatttatattttagccGCTCTTTGAAGAATTATTGTGAAATATGTATGATACCTTATCAAATTTATTCCCGCGTTTAATAATGATCGCTTTCAATTGCACTACTTATCAATCACTTTTAAACAATGTAAAAgtatcgtaaaaaaaaaaatatttgtcgcttatttcttatttgtattacaattCATTTTCAAAGATGTGTGATCGAACAAGACATATTAttctttgaaaatttaatttaatttaaaagaaattttgttgCCAAGGAAGAAGGATTAACATGTCAATCCAATAAATTGAAATGTAGTTCATTTCCTTTTACCTTTTTGTTATGAATGgcaaattttgattatataaaagtataaaagacattaaaaattaaacttttcctTATTTAAtcctcttttctttttctcccccaagattagaaaattttttttttttcctgacaaattttctttttttccttatgataaaaaatgtcAGAAACATCTCAACCTTCTCAATTTAAAGAGGGTGATATAGCATGGATGCTAACCTCAACGGCATTCGTATGGCTCATGGTAATTTctatcttttttatcttttttttttccttccctcgtaaaaaaaaaataatgtttcccaaattcaataaatcaaaaaatgttttaagaTACCTGGTGTAGGATATTTCTATAGCGGAATGGCAAGGAGCAAAAATGCACTATCTTTAATATTGTTCTGCTTCTTGTGCGTGCCAGTAGTTGCAATGCAggtaaaagaaactttttttttaaattaacggGGATTATCCGTTATCATTGTTATCACGATAATTTTGTGGAATTCTGTTATCTGTGTGGCGCAGCACTCCTTAtctaaattttacttttctgTAAAAATAGTGGTTTATATGGGGATACAGTCTTTCATTTAGTAGGACAGGTGGTTTATTTATAGGGAATTTACGGAATGCATTCTTCATGAATGTTAGAGGCGAACCAACTTTAAAGGCTGAATCACTTCCTGAAATTGTACATGCTATTTATCAAGGAATGTTCGCAGCAATTACACCATCATTAGCAATTGGCGCAGCTGCTGAACGTGCTCGCATGCTTCCCTTGCTTGTATTTATTTTCGTTTGGTCAACATTGGTTTATGACGTAATCGCTTGCTGGATTTGGTCGGCGAATGGCTGGTTTAAGACTATTGAAGGGCTTGACTTTGCTGGTGGTACTCCGGTACATATTGCATCTGGGGCTGCCGCGCTTGCATATTGTGTGGTTCTCGGAAAACGTCATGGTCATGGAAGGGACGAATTTAAACCTCATAATAATGTGAATGTTATTCTTGGTACCGTATTTTTATGGTTTGGATGGTTTGGATTTAATGGTGGTTCCGCTTTTGGAGCGAATACTAGAGCAGCAATGGCTATTATGGTTACAAATACGGCCGCTTCTTTTGGAGGTCTTGCATGGATGTTAATGGATTATCGattagaaagaaaattttctgcTTTAGGGTTctggtaaataatttaacttataAAAACTGGGGATCATATAAAGAAGGAAAAAGGAGGgaggaggaaaaaaaaaaaagaaagcagaagattaattaatataaatttatttaaaattatatatttagttCAGGTGCAGTCGCTGGCCTTGTTTGTATAACACCAGCGAGTGGATATGTCTCACCTCCCGTCTCTGTATTATTTGGAATTACTGGTGGTATAGCATGTAATTTGGCCGttaaattaaaacatattttagATTTTGATGATGCTCTAGATGTTTTTGCTGTTCATGCAGTAGGAGGTGTAGCCGGAAACACGCTTTTAGgtaattctatatatatatatatatatatttcataatatgatttaaaagaAGTCATACATGTTCTTACTAAATCGTTTTTATTTCAGGTATTTTCGCTGATAAAGAAATGGCGGCTTTAAATGGAGAAATTATTCATGGAGGTGCAATAGATGGTCATAGTGTTCAATTAGGATATCAGATAGCTTCTTCAATTGCTGGTCTTACATATTCCTTTTGTATTTCTgcattaattttatatgttatggATAGAATTCCttgtttaaaattaagaatggaacctgatgaagaagaaattgGTACCGATGAAACTGAATTGGGTGAACCTGCCTATTATTTCCTTGATAGGGTGGTGGCTTCAATTCAAGTACAAATTGCATCTAAAACAATGAGTTCTCCCCAACAAACACAATTACAATCAATTGATCATATacattattcttaaaaaagtgttaataaaaaaaaaaaactcacattcatttagaatattataataattattatttctatcactcgcatttatttaatttatttaatttagaatctaatttatgtatttattaagtaCTCACATAATGTTTTATGATGAGACGATCCTTGGGTAGGTataggtaaaatttataaggtatataagattttttttaaaaataaataaaaggtaTTAATTTTCACGTGACGATAATTACTGCTTGGGTTGCTTGGTTACAATTGATCGGTAATTTAATCGcgtaaatacaaaaatatcatGATTTCGTGAAACTTAAAAAGCTTAAAAAAGCTTAAAAAGCTTTAACTTGTAGATATACCGACTGCGTATGGCTAACTTTTCAAAggcttatattttatttttattaataaaggcTTAGATTGCACAGCCACTTATTGCCGaagatgaaaaatatgaatctCTTTTTTGAGGaggctttttttaaagatggtgagattttcaaaataaatgatcGGTATAAATTATCGATCGCTTTATGTCATTTATCTTTATCTATATAAtatgaaagttttttttgattatttattggtAACgggaaacaaaaaaaaaaattttttttcccttatTTATTTGTGGCTTGGCAAATTATTGTGGCTTTGGTTTCTTTTGAATCAATCGGTTAGTGATAAAattcattcaataaatttcgttaaagcggaaaagaaaaaattcggaaagtaatttatatgattttagccatttatgatatatatgtatacgatatttttaaaaaagccaCTAATTAAAAAGTTCTTTAAAAATACGCACAGCATTTTAGACaagtgaaaataattttaattttttattttttttttccccctCCActccaagaaaaaaaaggaaaaaaaggaaaacgTTTCATGATGAATTTTAAACCATCGTCATTATTCTTCTTCTTCCTTGTTTGTCTTATTATCATCACTACTTCAAAAGCAGATGAACTATTTAAagtcaaaataatatcaccaACAGACGGTCAAACTGTTAACAAAGGAGAATCACTTCAGATTAAATATGAAACTACTAGCCTAGAAAGTGATGAAATTTGTTCGCTCCATGTTATTTTGCTCAGTCCAGAAAAGTATCAACTTTACCAAATCGTAGCCGATCAAAGTGTCGATGGCAAACCACACGAAGTTACTGTTCCTTGGGAAAGTTTGGCATCTTATTCATCTTATTCATCTTTTTATATTCGTAAGTATAATTTATGGTAATTTGAGTTGAGTGAATTAGATAATTGAATTTCGTGAATAAATTCTctctctttctcttttttttttttaaaaaaaaattaggattCTATGAGAATTATAAAGCaggtaattataattttatttatttgttaaacaaatataaataacaatgcTCATTATATcgcaaatttaaaaattcagcCAACAGTGAATCTGTCCAACGTGTTAGCaaagatataaaatttgtaatttcttaatttctttcctaaaagaaataaatatccTTTTGATTTCGAAAAGTGGGAAATCaaaatttcgattttattttattattatttttattttatttttttcttgtttaaaaatatattagaaaacaTTCATccaatgtatttattatatacacacatatatttttttaattatttatttttgggaTGGTTTTTGATGATGgtgattatttataatgtataataaatatattttgctTCTTTCGTAgacgtaaaaaaaattggtttttttctatatatatatacgttaATCTGCTATCAAGTTATactagaaataaaaagaattttcttaatCTTTTTCGTATTTTCACAcgtaaatttctttaaatccTTCATTTGGGATTTTCTccttaaaaaaacttttataatgATTGACAATTAATCTAAAAAGAGCTTAAAATGACACGAATATAAGCGCCAATTGACTCTTATTGGTAAGGTCAAACTGATTATACGCAGGTTACAACTTTTTATTCATTCactttttgttttgtaaacaTATACTTTATAACATTACCAATTTTGAACAATGTGCTGCGCCCCAGCGGACTGAAGCCCTCGGTGATTTCCGGAAAGTTCTTGAAtcgtaattttatatatattaccaTACATTACCCGCAGTAATATCACATTATAAATGGTAAGTAAAATTACATCAATAAATTGTCATTCCGGTTATAccaaattagtatataaaaagccacaaaacaaatataaacttttagcTTGAGCCaaacttttcaatttttctctttctccttttcttttttgtttttttttcaaaaaaagaaaaaaaaaattttttttatattacaactattgaaaaaaaaaaattgaataaaattttttatcttttcatTCAATccataattcaattttttttaaaaaaaagtttcttatGCAGAGTATTTCGTTACAAGATAATAAGTCAGAGGTTAACCGAATTGTGGAagaaatatattcaaaaatacaatatacTATAAATCCTATTGACGCTTCAGATCGAGTTCTTGTTGCAATAATTAAAGcattaatatctttaaataatgACCCATCAAGCCCAAGACAATTGGCGGCATGTATACAAAAACATGGTTTTACGCAGTTAGggtaaagtaaattaaatattaaatttttttttttttttttttttaattattaaattatattaataaaaaatattttatcttaattAGTGGTCAAACTCCTTATGCGACAGTATCAGGTCATATATCGACACATTTTTCTCGTGTTCGTAATCAAGTAGTTCCAAATCCAATCATAGGAAAACAACCTCATCCAACAATCGCAAAGAGATCACTATATTATTTCCTTGAtcctgataatattttaagagagttacttaaagaatatttttcaattgatgaaaatttacAAACTCAGTTAACACCATCTTCACCGGTTAAAAGCGAGTCTGatgtttcaataataaatggGAATCAATATTGTGCTGAAACTCCTCCTTCAACTCCATCTTCGATGAAAGATATCGAAGAGGATGACGatgatgtaataaataaacctaTTAGTGATAGCGATAATACGGAAACGTATAAAAGCGAGGTTGAACCTTCTACTGCGCCTCATGGGACTATGGATGACGTGATAGGCAAAAAGAACTTTATAGAAGGAATGAATGGTGTTACACCACCATCATCTCCTCCAAATTACTTAACATTTCCACAATATTTGCCTGAGATCACACAACGTAATCCTGGATCTCCAAGAGTTCCTTTAACCCCTGATATTCATATAACGAAAATAAATGGATTAGAAGTTTTTACAACAAGAATAAAAACtttgcaaaatattattatattattacgaagagttgataataattatgttgacaaatattcattattacaaGTTGGTGGTCGAAGACCAAGAAACAGTGATCGAAAATggtatgtaatttattaaataaatttaaaagaattcgattaataaaaaaataaataataactttatttatttattattaaaggatTATGTTAGAAGAAGCACAATCAATAgcaatagaattaaatattgaacaaaCCCTTGGCATATTTCTTTATTCGAGATTAtctgattattttgatttcgACTTGGATTATGCTACAATAAATAATGGTTGTTGTTATCCGTTAGCATATTGGTTTCAATGTGttaatccaaaaatttttgttgaatGACATATCCTAAAATTTAGGAGGAGATTAATCGACTCTTacatcttaaaaaaagaaaaataataattatatcattaatattatcaaacgtTTTAATTTTACACTTATCATTCATATTAATTGCAATGTAAAAAAGGacaatttttgttttataaatattgtagtgtatttttttttttttcaaattaacaATAGCAATTTCAAGCCAACcatcaaaaacatttttttttcttcatagtTTTAAATAGAAGATtgtctttaatattatatatatatatctcgTAAATAGTTAATagttagtaaataataaaaaaatatcgtaaataattttttttcttgaaggaaaaaaaagaaaaaaaaaaaaaaaaaaaaaaaaaaaaaaaaaaaaaaaaaaaaaaaaagagagaaaaaaaaacgaaaataaaattaaacagaAGAAAAACAACAATATTTTCGTTGGTTTAtgttatattaatgaattctttttacgaaaaaagaagtttttttttttctcttattttGCTTGATTTTCGTCACTGAAAGAATTTTCCGATTAAAACTTGATCAGAGAAAAAACATGGGACCCTGACTTTTTTTACGAGATCCGTCCatagtaatttaaatgaacttaccataatttaaattgtttacaTATTGCGCCTTTTTACCTTTTATTCACAAATTCATACAcgtgtttatttttaattttttcataataatttggacaaaaaaagtaaatccTCTTCGTTGATTTCATATTATGGTTTTcctaattaatgaattttcgTGTACGTACaaagatataaatatagaATGTATCTAAATTTACTGAGTTTCAATTTAAAAAGTCACAAACTTTCCATATTAAGTTTAGTATATCTAATTTAAGAACGTGCATGACTATCATTTGTGAGGCTGCgactatgaaaatttttttttgaaaaaaaaaaaacctcatCGATTTTCATTCATGTTCAAGTTTTcgtgataaaatatttaataaaagaaaaaaataagattacaCTATGATATTAccattcttttataaaaataatatgaaatttttttaatgatgacAATGAAATCAAATGAAAGCCTCAAAATTTCTTGggaattctttattttattacaatattttaactgACTTAGGAATAATATGATGAAAGagtgatattattatttaatatttgaaaatctCATGACAATGTAAAATTgagatttattaaatcatactattaatcatattgttaaaagaaaaaaaaaagagaaattaaaataatcaaagaatctattaaaaaattttaaggtaTCTATgaaatttccctttttaatataatttaaaaaaggaaaatttttttttcaaataatgataaaatctaTTTTCGAAAGATTTTAGATCAAAGATCAAAAGATAAAGGGTAGATTGAAGATCTCGAATAGCATAGTAtgagaagaaaaaatattttgatcaaatttagttaaacgataataataacaatgaaaATGTCCATTTAAAGGAAGTTTCTAATTCAAAACGATGAAGAATATACaacttcaaataaaatatttcgaatttcaaaaattatataaatcctTAGTTTTTTCCTTCGAAAAATCTTCAGTTCGATCCGAAAAAAACTAAAAGTCGaaacagaaaataaaataaaataaaataaaaataaagataagaagtctaaaaattcaattatgaaGTTCACGACTCTTGCTTGTTTGGCAATCTTGGGGATTTCGACTTTGAATGAAGGTGATTATATTAACttgattataaagaaaataaaattttttctaattccaTTTATAACATATGTATAGTCAATGCTGCTCCTATTGCCGAGATcggattaaataataaacgcGACTCAACACCTTCATATGATTATAAAGACAAGAAGgataaaaaagatgattatTATGGTGGCAAAGATGATGAATACTATGGCAGCAAAGATGATGATTACTACGGCGGCAAAGACGATAAATATGATGATGACAAAAAGAAATCCAGCTACAGACGGTCTGCCTTAGCCTCCCCGGGTGACAAAGATGATGATTACTATGGCGGCAAAGACGATGATTACTATGGTGGCAAAGACGATGATTACTATGGCGGCAAAGACGATAAATATGATGATGACAAAAAGAAATCCAGCTACAGACGATCTGCCTTAGCCTCCCCGGGTGACAAAGATGATGATTACTATGGCAGCAAAGATGATGATTACTATGGTGGCAAAGACGATGATTACTATGGCGGCAAAGACGATAAATATGATGATGACAAAAAGAAATCCAGCTACAAACGATCTGCCTCCCCAGGCGACAAAGACGATGATTACTATGGTGGCAAAGACGATGATTACTATGGCAGCAAAGACGATGACTACTATGGCGGCAAAGACGATAAATATGATGATGACAAAAAGAAATCCAGCTACAAACGATCTGCCTTAGCCTCCCCGGGCGACAAAGATGATGATTATTATGGTGGCAAAGATGATGATTACTATGGCAGCAAAGACGATGACTACTATGGCGGC is part of the Rhizophagus irregularis chromosome 26, complete sequence genome and harbors:
- a CDS encoding uncharacterized protein (SECRETED:cutsite_SKA-DE; SECRETED:prob_0.9459); SECRETED:SignalP(1-25), with amino-acid sequence MMNFKPSSLFFFFLVCLIIITTSKADELFKVKIISPTDGQTVNKGESLQIKYETTSLESDEICSLHVILLSPEKYQLYQIVADQSVDGKPHEVTVPWESLASYSSYSSFYIRFYENYKPTVNLSNVLAKI
- a CDS encoding uncharacterized protein (SECRETED:cutsite_SKA-DE; SECRETED:prob_0.9459); SECRETED:SignalP(1-25) → MMNFKPSSLFFFFLVCLIIITTSKADELFKVKIISPTDGQTVNKGESLQIKYETTSLESDEICSLHVILLSPEKYQLYQIVADQSVDGKPHEVTVPWESLASYSSYSSFYIRFYENYKAANSESVQRVSKDIKFVIS
- a CDS encoding uncharacterized protein (SECRETED:cutsite_VNA-AP; SECRETED:prob_0.9717); SECRETED:SignalP(1-22) — protein: MKFTTLACLAILGISTLNEVNAAPIAEIGLNNKRDSTPSYDYKDKKDKKDDYYGGKDDEYYGSKDDDYYGGKDDKYDDDKKKSSYRRSALASPGDKDDDYYGGKDDDYYGGKDDDYYGGKDDKYDDDKKKSSYRRSALASPGDKDDDYYGSKDDDYYGGKDDDYYGGKDDKYDDDKKKSSYKRSASPGDKDDDYYGGKDDDYYGSKDDDYYGGKDDKYDDDKKKSSYKRSALASPGDKDDDYYGGKDDDYYGSKDDDYYGGKDDKYDDDKKKSSYKRSASPGDKDDDYYGSKDDDYYGGKDDDYYGGKDDKYDDDKKKSSYKRSALASPGDKDDDYYGGKDDDYYGSKDDDYYGGKDDKYDDKKKSSYKRSASPGDKDDDYYGSKDDDYYGSKDDDYYGGKDDKYDDDKKKSSYRRSALASPGDKDDDYYGSKDDDYYGSKDDDYYGGKDDKYDDDKKKSSYKRSASPGDKDDDYYGSKDDDYYGGKDDKYDDKKKSSY